The Henckelia pumila isolate YLH828 chromosome 2, ASM3356847v2, whole genome shotgun sequence genome includes a window with the following:
- the LOC140884689 gene encoding protein cornichon homolog 4-like, which translates to MADLFAWLFAFFLLIIILALVLYQLMCLTDLEFDYINPYDSTSRINWVVWPEFVAEGVLCLVHLTAGHWVMFLLCLPFLYYNVKVYSQQRHLLDVTEIFNQLRWAKKIRLYKLIYLAILLALSIFWMIWSIVEE; encoded by the exons ATGGCGGATCTGTTTGCATGGCTATTTGCCTTTTTCTTGCTCATAATTATTCTAGCCCTTGTTCTCTACCAG CTAATGTGTTTGACTGATTTAGAGTTTGATTACATCAACCCATATGACTCAACATCAAGAATCAATTGGGTTGTATGGCCCGAGTTCGTCGCTGAAGGAGTTCTATGCTTAGTCCATCTCACCGCCGGACATTGGGTCATGTTCTTGCTGTGTCTTCCATTTTTATATTACAATGTCAAAGT ATATTCTCAGCAGCGGCACTTGTTAGATGTGACTGAGATCTTCAACCAACTTCGCTGGGCGAAGAAGATAAGATTGTACAAGCTCATATATCTGGCCATCCTTCTTGCTCTATCGATATTCTG GATGATCTGGAGCATTGTGGAAGAATGA
- the LOC140881793 gene encoding proteasome subunit beta type-1-like: MTKHQANWSPYDNNGGTCVAIAGADYCVVAADTRMSTGYNILTRDYSKIIQLADKSVMASSGFQADVRALQKVLAARHLIYQHQHNKQMSCPAMAQLLSNTLYYKRFFPYYSFNVLGGLDSEGKGCVFTYDAVGSYERVGYSSQGSGATLITPFLDNQLKSPSPLLLPAKDAVTPLSESEAIDLVKTCFASAAERDIYTGDKLEITILNSSGLRLEYMELRKD; this comes from the exons ATGACCAAACATCAAGCAAATTGGTCTCCTTACGACAACAATGGCGG GACATGCGTTGCCATAGCCGGAGCTGATTACTGTGTGGTTGCGGCCGACACTCGGATGTCCACTGGTTACAACATTCTTACTCGCGATTACTCCAAAATTATTCAGCT AGCGGACAAATCAGTGATGGCCTCTTCAGGTTTCCAGGCCGATGTAAGAGCTCTGCAAAAAGTTTTGGCTGCTAGGCACCTG ATCTATCAACACCAACACAACAAGCAAATGAGCTGTCCTGCAATGGCTCAGCTGCTATCTAATACCCTGTACTACAAACGTTTTTTCCCATACTACTCTTTCAATGTTTTGGGCGGCCTTGATAGTGAAG GAAAGGGCTGTGTCTTCACGTATGATGCTGTTGGATCTTATGAAAGAGTCGGATACAGCTCCCAAGGTTCTGGTGCTACTCTGATCACTCCCTTTTTGGACAACCAACTGAAGTCTCCAAGCCCTCTCTTGTTACCTGCAAAG GATGCAGTTACTCCACTCTCAGAGTCAGAGGCCATTGATTTGGTGAAAACTTGTTTTGCATCAGCAGCAGAAAGGGACATATACACG GGAGACAAACTGGAGATTACCATTTTGAATTCTAGCGGACTACGTCTTGAGTACATGGAGCTTAGAAAAGATTAA